In a single window of the Pithys albifrons albifrons isolate INPA30051 chromosome 19, PitAlb_v1, whole genome shotgun sequence genome:
- the NPLOC4 gene encoding nuclear protein localization protein 4 homolog — protein sequence MAETIIIRVQSPEGVKRITATKRETVATFLKKVAKEFGFRNNGFSVYTNRNRTGEITAAQNKSLNLLKIKHGDMLFLYPLSPAGPSSETMDTSGSQNPRPGGAPQVVEDEIDQYLIKQDGKIYRNRDQQLCRHGPLGKCVHCVPLEPFDEDYLNHLEPPVKHMSFHAYIRKLTGGADKGKFVALENISCKIKSGCEGHPPWPEGICTKCQPSAITLNRQKYRHVDNIMFENHTIADRFLDFWRKTGNQHLGYLYGRYTEHKDIPLGIRAEVAAIYEPPQIGTQNSLEILEDPKAEVVDEIAAKLGLRKVGWIFTDLVSEDTRKGTVRYSRNKDTYYLSAEECITAGNFQNQQPNICRLSPDGHFGSKFVTVVATGGPDNQVHFEGYQVSNQCMALVRDECLLPCRDAPELGYAKESSSEQYVPDVFYKDIDKFGNEITQLARPLPVEYLIIDITTTFPKDPVYTFSISQNPFPIENRDVLGETQDFHSLATYLSQNTSSIFLDIISDFHLLLFLVTNEVMPLRDSISLLLEAVRTKNEDLAQTWKKSEQWATIEQLCSTVGVPLSGLQEYGAMGGPSHAVAAAMWPCQHCTFMNQPGTDHCEMCSLPRS from the exons atCATCCGTGTGCAGTCGCCAGAGGGAGTGAAGAGAATCACGGCCACCAAGAGAGAGACAGTGGCAACATTCCTGAAAAAG GTCGCCAAGGAATTTGGCTTTAGGAATAATGGCTTTTCCGTGTACACCAACAGGAACAGGACGGGGGAGATCACGGCAGCCCAGAACAAATCCCTCAACCTGCTCAAAATCAA gcacgGGGACATGCTGTTCCTGTACCCCCTGAGCCCAGCTGGCCCCTCCTCAGAGACCATGGACACCTCTGGCTCCCAAAACCCACGGCCTGGGGGGGCCCCCCAGGTGGTGGAGGACGAGATCGACCAGTACCTCATCAAGCAGGATGGGAAGATTTACCGGAACAGAGACCAGCAGCT gtgtCGCCACGGCCCCCTGGGGAAATGTGTGCACTGCGTCCCACTGGAG CCGTTCGATGAGGATTATTTGAACCATCTGGAGCCTCCTGTGAAGCACATGTCATTCCATGCCTACATCAGGAAGCTGACCGGAGGGGCGGACAA GGGGAAGTTTGTAGCCCTGGAGAACATCAGCTGCAAGATCAAGTCAGGGTGTGAGGGGCACCCTCCCTGGCCAGAGGGGATCTGCACCAAGTGCCAGCCCAGCGCCATCACCCTCAACAGACAG AAATACAGGCATGTTGACAACATCATGTTTGAGAACCACACAATTGCAGATCGCTTCCTAGACTTCTGGAGGAAGACAGGGAACCAGCACCTGGGCTACCTGTACGGCCGCTACACGGAGCACAAAGACATCCCACTCGGCATCCGGGCAGAGGTGGCAGCCATCTATGAACCCCCCCAG atCGGGACACAGAACAGCCTGGAGATCCTGGAGGATCCAAAAGCCGAGGTTGTGGATGAGATCGCGGCAAAGCTCGGCCTGAGAAAG GTCGGCTGGATATTCACTGACCTGGTCTCTGAAGACACACGGAAAGGGACCGTTCGATACAGCAGGAACAAG GACACGTATTACCTGAGTGCAGAGGAGTGTATCACAGCTGGCAACTTCCAGAACCAGCAGCCCAACATCTGTCGCCTCTCCCCAGATGGGCATTTTGGATCCAAGTTTGTCACAGTTGTGGCTACAG gTGGTCCTGACAACCAGGTGCACTTTGAGGGGTACCAGGTGTCGAACCAGTGCATGGCGCTGGTGCGGGACGAGTGCCTGCTGCCGTGCCGGGACGCGCCGGAGCTGGGCTATGCCAAGGAGTCCAGCAGTGAGCAGTACGTGCCTGACGTGTTCTATAAG GACATAGACAAGTTTGGGAATGAGATCACCCAGCTGGCTCGCCCGCTGCCAGTCGAGTACCTCATCATAGAC attactACAACTTTCCCCAAGGATCCAGTCTACACTTTTTCTATTTCTCAAAATCCATTCCCCATCGAGAACCGTGATGTGCTGGGAGAAACTCAG GACTTCCACAGTTTGGCCACATACCTGTCGCAAAACACATCCTCCATTTTCCTAGACATCATTTCTGATTTCCATCTGCTCCTCTTCCTGGTCACAAATGAGGTCATGCCTCTGCGG GACAGCATCAGCTTGTTGCTGGAAGCCGTGAGGACCAAAAATGAGGATCTTGCACAGACCTGGAAAAAATCCGAGCAGTGGGCAACCATCgagcagctctgca GCACGGTGGGGGTCCCGCTCTCGGGGCTGCAGGAATACGGCGCCATGGGGGGCCCATCGCACGCCGTGGCCGCAGCCATGtggccctgccagcactgcaccTTCATGAACCAGCCGGGCACGGACCACTGCGAGATGTGCAGCCTGCCCCGTTCCTag